The Dietzia sp. ANT_WB102 region GAGGTGGTCACGAGACGGGCGAATCCTCGCTTCGGGAACATCACACCCTTCACCTCGTCCCACTGCACGGAGCGTCGCGTGCGCCAGGAGGACAGCTGGACGCCGTCCTCATCCAGGCGGGTCCACGTCCGGGCCACCCACCAGCCGAACGCGAGGGGGAGCAGTACCAGCCAGCCCAAAGCCAGCGGGTAGGCCGTGACAGGCCAAAGTATCGCCAGGACGAAGATGGCGATGACGATGTACGACATTGGGTTGACCCGGAAGAGGGCGCGGTCGCGGGGGTTCGACTCCGGGACGGGGGATCTGAATGGGGCGCTCATGATGCGTCCAGTCTCGCATGGTCCATATAGTGGGATTGGTGGTCCACGAGTTGACGCTGCCGTCGTCCACGGCTTAGTCTGGCCCTCGTGAACACCTGGAACGGTCTCGTACTCGGCCGGCGCGTCGGCGCCTGAGCCTCTACCTGGCTTTCCGTCGACGCGCACCCTCGCCGGCCTCCGTGGCCGACGGGGGTTTTTTGTTGCCGGGTCAGACCGCGGTCAGAAATCGAAGAACACGGCCG contains the following coding sequences:
- a CDS encoding PH domain-containing protein, coding for MSAPFRSPVPESNPRDRALFRVNPMSYIVIAIFVLAILWPVTAYPLALGWLVLLPLAFGWWVARTWTRLDEDGVQLSSWRTRRSVQWDEVKGVMFPKRGFARLVTTSDASLPMGGVSFHDLPRLSSASRGRIRDPYTAPGPNSTS